The proteins below come from a single Miscanthus floridulus cultivar M001 chromosome 1, ASM1932011v1, whole genome shotgun sequence genomic window:
- the LOC136462446 gene encoding uncharacterized protein: protein MISLAITNVYGPSDHSLTDQFLTDLTGVASSISAPWLLIGDFNLTRSPSDKNNANFNFSLASRFNQTIDALQLFELPLLDRLFTWTNKRASPTLARLDRAFICTGFGELYPSTTLTSGHRPTSDHTPIIATIQSKIPKPSAFRLERSWLLDPSYLPAALLAWHSVPSGDNEAAVLVAQIKVARQASKVWLRKHRSPPHLYHNCYFIIRLLDYLEEFRPLIPGERCLRDLCSQRLELYLCQRAAYWKQRAKFRALKEGDANTKFFHARASGRRRKNQIATITVDGVQLITHQDKSDAMTAYYTSILGITNATSWNFDLSTLYNSEDLQILDDLILPFTEAEALLAVKSMNVNSAPGPDGFGPACCFDQWLPGELDYLQERHPAVDGPCPVLQYADDTLLLVRAEIVDIRRLKVTLDSFAMATGLKINYSKSTLVPMHVPQDRLERIVWLLQCQQASFPQVYLGLPLSNVKLNLAAFAPLISKVDRRLSGW, encoded by the exons ATGATCAGTCTCGCCATCACCAACGTGTACGGGCCATCTGACCACTCCCTCACTGATCAGTTCCTTACTGACCTGACGGGAGTTGCGTCGTCGATCTCTGCCCCATGGCTCCTTATCGGGGACTTCAACCTCACTCGCTCCCCTTCTGACAAAAACAATGCTAATTTCAACTTCTCTCTCGCCTCGCGCTTCAACCAAACGATCGACGCGTTGCAACTCTTTGAGCTGCCTCTCCTAGACCGCCTTTTCACCTGGACTAACAAACGGGCGTCGCCTACTTTAGCTAGACTCGATCGAGCTTTCATTTGCACCGGATTTGGCGAGCTGTACCCATCCACCACGCTCACTTCTGGCCACCGCCCTACCTCTGACCATACTCCCATCATTGCCACCATACAATCTAAAATTCCCAAACCAAGTGCTTTCAGACTTGAACGCTCTTGGCTGCTTGACCCCTCCTACCTCCCCGCTGCTCTCCTGGCCTGGCATTCGGTGCCATCCGGTGACAATGAGGCTGCTGTCCTGGTTGCACAGATCAAAGTAGCTCGGCAGGCGTCAAAGGTTTGGCTGCGTAAGCATCGCTCCCCACCCCACTTATATCATAATTGCTACTTCATTATTCGTCTACTTGATTATTTGGAAGAGTTCAGACCTCTCATTCCAGGTGAACGATGCCTTCGGGACCTCTGTTCTCAGCGCCTAGAGCTGTACTTGTGCCAGCGTGCTGCTTACTGGAAGCAAAGAGCAAAGTTCAGGGCTCTGAAGGAGGGAGATGCTAATACAAAGTTTTTCCACGCACGCGCTTCTGGGCGGCGTAGGAAAAATCAAATTGCAACCATCACTGTTGATGGGGTACAGTTGATCACCCACCAGGATAAGTCTGATGCAATGACAGCTTACTACACTTCCATATTGGGGATCACCAATGCAACGTCCTGGAATTTTGACCTCTCCACCCTGTATAACAGTGAAGACCTCCAGATTTTGGATGATCTTATTCTTCCGTTCACTGAAGCTGAAGCTCTCTTGGCAGTCAAGTCAATGAATGTTAACAGTGCTCCTGGTCCGGATGGTTTTGGTCCTGCTTG CTGTTTTGATCAATGGCTGCCCGGGGAATTGGATTACCTGCAAGAGAG ACACCCTGCTGTAGATGGCCCCTGCCCAGTGTTGCAGTACGCCGATGACACCCTCCTACTGGTGCGAGCGGAAATAGTAGACATCCGGAGACTCAAAGTTACTTTGGATAGCTTTGCCATGGCCACTGGTCTCAAGATCAATTACTCCAAGAGCACGCTTGTGCCTATGCACGTACCGCAAGACCGCTTGGAACGGATCGTCTGGCTCCTCCAGTGCCAGCAAGCAAGCTTTCCTCAGGTGTACCTTGGCTTACCACTCTCAAATGTCAAGCTTAACCTCGCCGCCTTCGCGCCCTTGATCTCCAAGGTCGACCGGCGGCTCTCTGGGTGGTAG
- the LOC136492255 gene encoding uncharacterized protein → METVAAMDDGWTPRRQHRNGGFWLRAEIETDRGSPIPRGPGYGFAAAVREPLVKLRRPQYDFERWDWDYFVWPHDRLDDNLEMRDSDPEATLEADLKASESFLNHSTLQLESSLMCQDATLGVRRNRENEAKLGTDRKTKEQSTRQLKRSEMDRRAKTQHEEEKENQEAGLLRTPMPVIVNKKAVGPRSARRRRVFAQANRTLDRWPMMVEQDRGHCAF, encoded by the exons atggagacggtggcggCCATGGACGACGGGTGGACACCGCGGCGACAGCACCGCAACGGTGGCTTCTGGTTGAGAGCGGAGATCGAGACGGACCGGGGGTCCCCCATTCCCAG GGGCCCGGGGTACGGGTTCGCCGCCGCCGTGCGAGAGCCGCTGGTGAAGCTCCGGCGGCCCCAGTACGACTTCGAGAGGTGGGACTGGGACTACTTCGTCTGGCCTCACGACCGTCTCGACG ACAATCTGGAGATGAGGGACAGTGACCCGGAGGCAACGCTTGAAGCAGACCTGAAGGCGAGCGAGAGCTTCCTGAACCACAGCACACTGCAGCTGGAGAGCAGCTTGATGTGCCAGGACG CCACTCTGGGAGTGAGGAGGAACAGAGAAAACGAGGCGAAGCTTGGGACTGACCGGAAGACGAAGGAGCAGAGCACGCGGCAGCTAAAGAGGTCTGAGATGGATCGACGCGCGAAGACGCAGcacgaggaggagaaggagaaccAAGAAGCCGGACTGCTCCGGACACCCATGCCTGTCATCGTCAACAAGAAGGCCGTAGGACCCAGATCGGCGCGGCGTCGCCGTGTTTTCGCACAAGCTAACCGGACCCTGGATCGATGGCCGATGATGGTGGAGCAAGACAGGGGTCACTGCGCTTTTTAG